The following coding sequences are from one Gossypium raimondii isolate GPD5lz chromosome 4, ASM2569854v1, whole genome shotgun sequence window:
- the LOC105766645 gene encoding uncharacterized protein LOC105766645 → MSTQSRAVGGTEHNWCRAVVGGTGIAVLAIISSKNPDVSHLKNALHKLQISHPILRSRLHYSPTANSYSFVTSPSPFIQIKYFNHSTTCQILENNQNISPLHLILEHELNKNAWVSSSCTTKHDVFFASVYALPGATRWVLVLRLHAAACDRTTAVSLLRELLTLMAIEEEETGFQQGQKEITMNKGEISLAMEDILPKGIVKKTLWARGVDMLSYSVNSLRFTNLRFKDAKSPRSTQVVRLLINPDDTQKILTGCKARGIKLCGALGAAGLIAAHSSKSRSDHQKKKYGVVTLTDCRSILEPPLSNHHFGFYHSAILNTHAIKGGEKLWELAEKVYTVFTHYKSCNKHLSDMADLNFLMCRAMENPGLTPSASLRTCLISVFEDTVIDESSNQQNQVGVEDYMGCASAHGIAPSIAIFDTIRDGRLDCICVYPSPLHSREQMQELVDNMKCILVDAGKNVADETES, encoded by the exons ATGTCCACCCAAAGTCGAGCAGTTGGCGGCACCGAGCACAACTGGTGCCGAGCGGTGGTCGGGGGAACCGGGATAGCCGTCTTGGCTATCATTTCTTCCAAAAACCCCGACGTTTCACATCTTAAAAATGCCCTCCACAAGCTCCAAATCTCCCATCCCATTCTTAGGTCTCGCCTCCATTACAGTCCTACTGCCAACAGTTACTCCTTCGTTACCTCCCCCTCCCCTTTCATTCAAATCAAGTACTTTAACCATTCTACAACTTGTCAAATCcttgaaaacaaccaaaacatCTCACCCCTTCATTTGATTCTCGAACACGAGCTTAACAAAAACGCTTGGGTTAGTTCTTCATGTACCACCAAACACGACGTGTTTTTCGCCAGTGTTTACGCCTTGCCTGGTGCAACAAGGTGGGTGTTGGTGCTCCGCCTACATGCGGCTGCTTGTGACCGGACCACGGCGGTGTCGTTGCTGAGAGAGTTGTTGACGTTAATGGCTATTGAGGAGGAGGAAACAGGGTTTCAGCAAGGTCAAAAAGAAATTACGATGAACAAAGGAGAGATCAGTTTGGCCATGGAAGATATTCTTCCTAAAGGCATTGTTAAGAAAACACTTTGGGCACGAGGAGTGGACATGCTAAGCTACTCTGTTAATTCTTTAAGGTTCACGAACTTGAGGTTCAAAGATGCCAAATCTCCTAGATCTACTCAAGTAGTGAGGTTGCTTATCAACCCTGATGACACTCAGAAGATCTTGACT GGTTGCAAGGCAAGAGGGATTAAGTTATGTGGAGCATTAGGAGCTGCCGGGCTGATTGCTGCACACAGTTCTAAAAGCCGTTCAGATCatcaaaagaagaaatatggCGTTGTAACACTCACAGATTGCCGCTCAATTCTTGAACCTCCGCTCTCCAATCACCATTTCG gttTTTACCACTCAGCTATTCTGAACACGCACGCCATCAAAGGAGGAGAGAAGCTTTGGGAGCTAGCAGAGAAAGTGTACACCGTATTTACACACTACAAGAGCTGCAACAAGCACTTGTCAGACATGGCAGACCTGAATTTCTTAATGTGCAGGGCCATGGAGAACCCTGGCTTGACTCCATCTGCCTCATTGAGGACATGTTTGATATCGGTCTTCGAGGATACGGTGATAGATGAGTCTAGTAACCAGCAAAATCAAGTCGGCGTAGAGGACTATATGGGATGCGCTTCCGCTCATGGCATCGCGCCGTCCATCGCGATATTCGACACCATACGAGATGGGCGACTGGATTGCATTTGCGTTTATCCTTCGCCGTTGCATTCAAGGGAACAAATGCAGGAGCTGGTTGATAATATGAAGTGCATACTTGTGGATGCAGGGAAGAATGTTGCTGATGAAACTGAGAGTTAA